A stretch of the Vigna radiata var. radiata cultivar VC1973A chromosome 7, Vradiata_ver6, whole genome shotgun sequence genome encodes the following:
- the LOC106765663 gene encoding DEAD-box ATP-dependent RNA helicase 58, chloroplastic isoform X3 — MQVTKVARTLAAKPTGVVGEHKSCSIMALLDGGTLKRQKTWLKAEPPTIVVATVGSLCQMLERHTFSLETVRVLIVDEVDCIFNSSKQVSSLRKILTSYSSCNNRQTVFASASIPQHNRFIHDSVQQKWTKRDVVHIHVSAVEPMPSRLYHRFIRCETKRKLQTLLSLLQSDAPESGIIFVAEQSEKSKKAGKAPSTSLLIDFLKTSYQGDLDVLLLEDKMNFNSRAASLLEVRKGGGYLLVATDIAARGVDLPEMSHIYNFDLPRTAVDYLHRAGRTCRKPFSDINCTVTSIIVPDERFVLQRYENELMFDCEELIIP, encoded by the exons ATGCAA GTCACTAAGGTCGCTAGGACATTGGCTGCAAAGCCAACCGGAGTTGTTGGGGAGCACAAGTCATGTTCTATCATGGCTCTGCTAGATGGAGGAACACTAAAAAGACAGAAGACTTGGTTAAAG GCAGAGCCACCAACAATAGTGGTTGCAACAGTTGGGAGTTTATGCCAAATGCTTGAAAGACATACTTTTTCGCTTGAAACTGTGCGTGTGCTGATCGTTGATGAG GTTGACTGCATTTTCAATTCTTCAAAGCAAGTGAGTTCACTTCGAAAGATTTTGACTTCATATTCATCTTGCAATAACCGTCAGACAGTCTTTGCCAGTGCATCTATACCACAGCATAACCGATTTATTCATGACTCTGTGCAGCAAAAATGGACAAAG aGAGATGTGGTCCATATTCATGTCAGTGCAGTGGAGCCCATGCCATCTCGCCTATATCATAGATTTATA AGATGTGAAACCAAAAGAAAGTTACAAACCCTGTTATCCTTGTTACAATCTGATGCACCCGAGTCTGGCATTATATTTGTTGCTGAGCAG TCTGAGAAGTCCAAAAAGGCTGGAAAGGCTCCATCAACGTCCCTTCTGATTGACTTTTTGAAGACATCATACCAAGGTGATTTGGATGTCCTCCTCCTTGAAGacaaaatgaatttcaattCACGAGCAGCTTCACTGCTT GAGGTTAGAAAAGGAGGTGGATATCTTCTTGTAGCAACAGATATAGCTGCTAGAGGGGTTGACCTTCCAGAAATGTCTCACATTTACAACTTTGATCTGCCAAGGACTGCTGTTGATTATCTTCATCGAGCAGGCCGAACATGCAGGAAGCCTTTTTCTGACATCAATTGTACTGTTACCAGCATTATTGTTCCAGATGAGCGATTTGTTCTGCAGAGATATGAAAATGAGTTGATGTTTGACTGCGAAGAGCTTATTATTCCATAA
- the LOC106765663 gene encoding DEAD-box ATP-dependent RNA helicase 58, chloroplastic isoform X1, which produces MDSSTVSLLSPLPTLRFLSSEKLTPTFCVLPPHNHFLKHFSYANNHNRSSKFRTPEAVLDTSPITPTALTTPSLRELCQPHVPQHILQRMEEIGYVMPTGIQREALPYLFSGRDCILHAQTGSGKTLTYLLLIHSLINAAKSSVQALVVVPTRELGMQVTKVARTLAAKPTGVVGEHKSCSIMALLDGGTLKRQKTWLKAEPPTIVVATVGSLCQMLERHTFSLETVRVLIVDEVDCIFNSSKQVSSLRKILTSYSSCNNRQTVFASASIPQHNRFIHDSVQQKWTKRDVVHIHVSAVEPMPSRLYHRFIRCETKRKLQTLLSLLQSDAPESGIIFVAEQSEKSKKAGKAPSTSLLIDFLKTSYQGDLDVLLLEDKMNFNSRAASLLEVRKGGGYLLVATDIAARGVDLPEMSHIYNFDLPRTAVDYLHRAGRTCRKPFSDINCTVTSIIVPDERFVLQRYENELMFDCEELIIP; this is translated from the exons ATGGACAGCAGCACGGTCTCACTGTTGTCGCCTCTTCCCACTCTTCGTTTTCTTTCATCTGAAAAACTAACTCCTACCTTTTGCGTCCTTCCACCTCACAACCATTTTCTCAAACACTTCTCCTACGCCAATAACCATAATCGCAGCTCCAAATTCAGAACTCCAGAAGCCGTTCTCGATACTTCTCCCATAACCCCAACAGCGCTCACCACTCCCTCTCTCAGAGAATTATGCCAACCTCACGTTCCTCAACACATATTGCAAAG GATGGAAGAGATTGGATATGTAATGCCCACAGGTATCCAGAGGGAAGCTCTGCCTTACCTTTTTTCCGGGCGTGACTGCATTCTTCATGCTCag ACAGGTTCTGGGAAGACACTCACATACCTGCTTTTGATTCACTCCCTCATCAATGCTGCAAAATCCTCTGTGCAAGCCCTAGTTGTTGTGCCCACCCGGGAACTCGGAATGCAA GTCACTAAGGTCGCTAGGACATTGGCTGCAAAGCCAACCGGAGTTGTTGGGGAGCACAAGTCATGTTCTATCATGGCTCTGCTAGATGGAGGAACACTAAAAAGACAGAAGACTTGGTTAAAG GCAGAGCCACCAACAATAGTGGTTGCAACAGTTGGGAGTTTATGCCAAATGCTTGAAAGACATACTTTTTCGCTTGAAACTGTGCGTGTGCTGATCGTTGATGAG GTTGACTGCATTTTCAATTCTTCAAAGCAAGTGAGTTCACTTCGAAAGATTTTGACTTCATATTCATCTTGCAATAACCGTCAGACAGTCTTTGCCAGTGCATCTATACCACAGCATAACCGATTTATTCATGACTCTGTGCAGCAAAAATGGACAAAG aGAGATGTGGTCCATATTCATGTCAGTGCAGTGGAGCCCATGCCATCTCGCCTATATCATAGATTTATA AGATGTGAAACCAAAAGAAAGTTACAAACCCTGTTATCCTTGTTACAATCTGATGCACCCGAGTCTGGCATTATATTTGTTGCTGAGCAG TCTGAGAAGTCCAAAAAGGCTGGAAAGGCTCCATCAACGTCCCTTCTGATTGACTTTTTGAAGACATCATACCAAGGTGATTTGGATGTCCTCCTCCTTGAAGacaaaatgaatttcaattCACGAGCAGCTTCACTGCTT GAGGTTAGAAAAGGAGGTGGATATCTTCTTGTAGCAACAGATATAGCTGCTAGAGGGGTTGACCTTCCAGAAATGTCTCACATTTACAACTTTGATCTGCCAAGGACTGCTGTTGATTATCTTCATCGAGCAGGCCGAACATGCAGGAAGCCTTTTTCTGACATCAATTGTACTGTTACCAGCATTATTGTTCCAGATGAGCGATTTGTTCTGCAGAGATATGAAAATGAGTTGATGTTTGACTGCGAAGAGCTTATTATTCCATAA
- the LOC106765663 gene encoding DEAD-box ATP-dependent RNA helicase 58, chloroplastic isoform X2, whose product MDSSTVSLLSPLPTLRFLSSEKLTPTFCVLPPHNHFLKHFSYANNHNRSSKFRTPEAVLDTSPITPTALTTPSLRELCQPHVPQHILQRMEEIGYVMPTGIQREALPYLFSGRDCILHAQTGSGKTLTYLLLIHSLINAAKSSVQALVVVPTRELGMQVTKVARTLAAKPTGVVGEHKSCSIMALLDGGTLKRQKTWLKAEPPTIVVATVGSLCQMLERHTFSLETVRVLIVDEVDCIFNSSKQVSSLRKILTSYSSCNNRQTVFASASIPQHNRFIHDSVQQKWTKRDVVHIHVSAVEPMPSRLYHRFIRCETKRKLQTLLSLLQSDAPESGIIFVAEQSEKSKKAGKAPSTSLLIDFLKTSYQGDLDVLLLEDKMNFNSRAASLLVSAIQWIDIDMSIFWRLEKEVDIFL is encoded by the exons ATGGACAGCAGCACGGTCTCACTGTTGTCGCCTCTTCCCACTCTTCGTTTTCTTTCATCTGAAAAACTAACTCCTACCTTTTGCGTCCTTCCACCTCACAACCATTTTCTCAAACACTTCTCCTACGCCAATAACCATAATCGCAGCTCCAAATTCAGAACTCCAGAAGCCGTTCTCGATACTTCTCCCATAACCCCAACAGCGCTCACCACTCCCTCTCTCAGAGAATTATGCCAACCTCACGTTCCTCAACACATATTGCAAAG GATGGAAGAGATTGGATATGTAATGCCCACAGGTATCCAGAGGGAAGCTCTGCCTTACCTTTTTTCCGGGCGTGACTGCATTCTTCATGCTCag ACAGGTTCTGGGAAGACACTCACATACCTGCTTTTGATTCACTCCCTCATCAATGCTGCAAAATCCTCTGTGCAAGCCCTAGTTGTTGTGCCCACCCGGGAACTCGGAATGCAA GTCACTAAGGTCGCTAGGACATTGGCTGCAAAGCCAACCGGAGTTGTTGGGGAGCACAAGTCATGTTCTATCATGGCTCTGCTAGATGGAGGAACACTAAAAAGACAGAAGACTTGGTTAAAG GCAGAGCCACCAACAATAGTGGTTGCAACAGTTGGGAGTTTATGCCAAATGCTTGAAAGACATACTTTTTCGCTTGAAACTGTGCGTGTGCTGATCGTTGATGAG GTTGACTGCATTTTCAATTCTTCAAAGCAAGTGAGTTCACTTCGAAAGATTTTGACTTCATATTCATCTTGCAATAACCGTCAGACAGTCTTTGCCAGTGCATCTATACCACAGCATAACCGATTTATTCATGACTCTGTGCAGCAAAAATGGACAAAG aGAGATGTGGTCCATATTCATGTCAGTGCAGTGGAGCCCATGCCATCTCGCCTATATCATAGATTTATA AGATGTGAAACCAAAAGAAAGTTACAAACCCTGTTATCCTTGTTACAATCTGATGCACCCGAGTCTGGCATTATATTTGTTGCTGAGCAG TCTGAGAAGTCCAAAAAGGCTGGAAAGGCTCCATCAACGTCCCTTCTGATTGACTTTTTGAAGACATCATACCAAGGTGATTTGGATGTCCTCCTCCTTGAAGacaaaatgaatttcaattCACGAGCAGCTTCACTGCTTGTAAGTGCCATTCAGTGGATTGATATTGATATGAGTATTTTTTG GAGGTTAGAAAAGGAGGTGGATATCTTCTTGTAG
- the LOC106768666 gene encoding glucose-1-phosphate adenylyltransferase large subunit 3, chloroplastic/amyloplastic, which translates to MAASAGGQITVSSTLQLHGMRCGRNWKLVKFCNGELMGRKLHLKTASPTTACSKNVKPQHHICMSLTTDLLSTESKLRDLEMERRNARTVLAVILGGGAGTRLFPLTKRRAKPAVPIGGAYRLIDVPMSNCINSGINKVYILTQFNSASLNRHIARAYNSGNGVTFGDGYVEVLAATQTPGEAGKKWFQGTADAVRQFHWLFEDPRSKGIEDVLILSGDHLYRMDYMDFVKNHRESGADITLSCLPMDDSRASDFGLMKIDNKGRILSFSEKPKGEELKAMQVDTTVLGLSKDEAQKKPYIASMGVYVFKKEILLNLLRWRFPTANDFGSEVIPASAREYYMKAYLFNDYWEDIGTIRSFFEANLALTEHPPRFSFYDAAKPMYTSRRNLPPTKIDNSKIVDSIISHGSFLNNSFIEHSVVGIRSRINSNVHLKDTVMLGADFYETDAEVAELLAEGRVPIGIGENTKIKNCIIDKNARIGKNVVIANSEGIQEADRSSEGFYIRSGITIVLKNSVIEDGLVI; encoded by the exons ATGGCAGCCTCTGCCGGCGGCCAGATAACGGTGTCCTCAACACTGCAGCTGCATGGAATGAGGTGTGGTCGGAACTGGAAGCTTGTCAAGTTTTGCAATGGGGAACTCATGGGACGTAAGCTTCATTTAAAAACTGCTTCTCCCACAACTGCTTGCTCTAAGAATGTCAAGCCTCAGCACCATATATGCATGTCTCTCACAACTGACCTATTATCCACTGAATCCAAG TTGAGAGACTTAGAAATGGAAAGAAGAAACGCAAGAACAGTGTTGGCAGTTATACTTGGTGGAGGAGCTGGAACCCGTCTCTTCCCTCTCACTAAGCGACGAGCCAAGCCTGCT GTTCCTATTGGAGGTGCTTACAGGCTGATTGATGTGCCAATGAGTAACTGCATCAACAGTGGTATAAACAAGGTGTACATTCTCACTCAGTTTAACTCAGCCTCACTCAACAGGCACATTGCACGTGCTTACAACTCTGGTAATGGAGTCACCTTTGGAGATGGCTACGTAGAG GTTCTTGCAGCAACCCAAACCCCAGGGGAGGCAGGTAAAAAGTGGTTTCAAGGTACTGCTGATGCTGTGAGGCAGTTCCACTGGCTCTTTGAG GATCCAAGAAGCAAGGGCATTGAGGATGTGTTGATTCTTTCTGGGGATCACCTCTATCGAATGGATTATATGGACTTCGTTAAA AATCACCGCGAGAGTGGTGCAGATATCACTCTTTCTTGTCTGCCAATGGACGACAG CCGTGCCTCAGATTTTGGTCTGATGAAGATAGACAACAAAGGAAGGATCCTTTCATTTAGTGAAAAGCCTAAAGGAGAAGAGTTGAAAGCAATG CAAGTAGATACAACCGTTTTGGGCCTTTCGAAGGATGAGGCTCAAAAGAAACCATACATTGCTTCCATGGGAGTGTACGTCTTCAAGAAGGAAATCCTTCTTAATCTACTAAG aTGGCGCTTTCCTACTGCAAACGACTTTGGATCAGAGGTTATTCCTGCCTCAGCTAGAGAATATTATATGAAG GCTTATCTCTTCAATGATTATTGGGAAGACATAGGGACCATCAGATCATTCTTTGAGGCAAATCTTGCCCTCACTGAGCAT CCACCCAGGTTTAGCTTTTACGATGCAGCAAAACCAATGTATACATCCAGGAGAAACTTACCACCAACAAAGATTGACAATAGCAAG ATTGTTGATTCAATCATATCACATGGAAGCTTCTTGAATAATTCCTTTATAGAGCATAGTGTTGTTGGAATCAGATCCAGAATAAACTCAAATGTTCATCTAAAG GATACGGTGATGCTTGGTGCTGATTTCTATGAAACCGATGCAGAAGTGGCAGAACTCTTAGCTGAAGGAAGGGTTCCGATAGGAATAGGAGAAAATACCAAAATCAA GAACTGTATCATTGACAAAAATGCTAGAATAGGAAAGAATGTCGTAATAGCAAATTCAGAG GGCATACAAGAGGCTGATAGATCTTCAGAAGGGTTTTACATCCGTTCTGGGATTACCATTGTATTGAAAAACTCAGTAATTGAAGATGGACTCGTCATATAA
- the LOC106767544 gene encoding beta-glucosidase 46, whose protein sequence is MGKKRNEQQRLCSKMSSKVVFGVIFLLHLLEAFSLAVLSSNELDMDLSPLPTGFLFGTASSSYQYEGAYKSDGKGMSNWDNFTHGAGRYVIYGGKNGDIANDHYHRYLEDIDLMEALGVNSYRLSISWARILPKGRFGEANRAGIEFYNRLIDVLILKGIQPFVTLSHYDSPQELEDRYGSWLSPQSQEDFAFYADLCFKTFGDRVKYWATFNEPNFLVPLGYRSGIYPPCRCSGPLALVQCSDGDSEKEPFVAAHNIILAHAAAVDIYRTKYQIEQKGSIGIVLQHEWYEPLSNSTADKLAAERARSFTFNWFLDPIILGKYPTEMENLVGSLLPKFSSKEKEKLKKGLDFIGVNYYTAFYVQDCMYSACKTGQGSSRTEGLYLKSGVKNGVPIGEQTKFSWFNIYPNGMEKAVTYVKDRYNNTPMFITENGYAHAQEDDPKHTLEEDLNDSKRIKYMVDHIEAMVAAIRKGADVRGYLAWTLLDSFEWIYGYSVRYGFHHVDFATLKRTPRLSATWYKQFLAKYKETFLLATTMTRQEKLLQHT, encoded by the exons ATGGGGAAAAAGCGTAACGAACAGCAACGGTTGTGCTCGAAAATGTCATCGAAAGTTGTGTTTGGGGTGATATTCTTGCTGCATCTGTTAGAAGCATTTTCACTTGCAGTTCTCTCATCAAATGAATTGGATATGGATCTCTCGCCCTTGCCAACTGGTTTCCTCTTCGGCACTGCTTCTTCCTCTTACCAG TATGAAGGAGCTTACAAGAGTGACGGCAAAGGGATGAGCAACTGGGATAACTTCACTCACGGAGCAG GTAGATATGTAATATACGGCGGAAAAAATGGGGATATTGCCAATGATCATTACCATCGCTACCTG GAGGATATAGATCTAATGGAAGCTTTGGGAGTAAACAGCTACCGGCTATCCATATCATGGGCAAGAATTCTACCAA AGGGAAGATTTGGAGAAGCCAACCGTGCTGGTATTGAGTTCTACAACAGACTAATTGATGTTCTAATACTCAAAG GGATCCAACCCTTTGTGACTCTTAGTCACTATGACAGTCCCCAAGAGCTGGAAGATAGATATGGAAGCTGGCTAAGTCCCCAATCACA GGAAGATTTTGCTTTTTATGCGGACCTGTGTTTTAAGACCTTTGGTGACAGAGTTAAGTACTGGGCTACATTCAATGAGCCCAATTTCCTAGTGCCACTTGGTTACCGTTCAGGTATATATCCTCCATGCCGTTGCTCTGGCCCATTAGCTCTTGTTCAGTGCAGTGATGGAGATTCAGAAAAGGAGCCTTTTGTAGCAGCTCATAACATTATCCTGGCACATGCAGCTGCCGTTGATATCTATAGAACCAAATATCAG ATCGAGCAAAAAGGAAGCATTGGGATAGTCCTTCAACATGAATGGTACGAACCATTGAGCAATTCAACAGCTGACAAATTGGCTGCGGAAAGAGCAAGATCATTCACCTTCAATTG GTTCTTGGACCCAATAATATTGGGAAAGTACCCAACAGAAATGGAGAATCTTGTTGGAAGCCTCTTACCCAAATTTTCCagcaaagaaaaagagaaactcAAGAAAGGATTGGATTTCATTGGTGTCAATTACTACACGGCTTTCTATGTCCAAGATTGCATGTACTCAGCTTGTAAGACAGGACAGGGGAGCTCCAGAACAGAGGGTTTATACTTGAAAAGTGGAGTAAAGAATGGTGTCCCAATCGGTGAACAA ACTAAATTTAGTTGGTTCAATATTTACCCAAATGGTATGGAAAAGGCAGTCACATATGTGAAAGATAGATACAACAATACTCCAATGTTCATAACTGAAAACG GGTATGCGCATGCCCAAGAAGATGATCCAAAACACACTTTGGAAGAAGATCTTAATGATTCTAAAAGAATAAAGTACATGGTGGATCACATAGAGGCTATGGTAGCGGCAATAAG GAAAGGAGCAGATGTGAGGGGATACCTTGCCTGGACCCTGCTGGACAGCTTTGAGTGGATATATGGATATTCAGTAAGATATGGATTCCATCATGTGGATTTTGCAACCCTAAAGAGAACTCCAAGATTGTCAGCAACTTGGTACAAGCAATTCCTTGCTAAGTACAAGGAAACCTTTTTATTAGCCACGACCATGACAAGGCAAGAAAAACTCCTACAACACACTTGa
- the LOC106766577 gene encoding beta-glucosidase 46: protein MMSLVKYSAWPLTNPATLSHMVPRPQFCTFPSLNNVQHCTQPSLSSLKPLHISSVEKFGLSANLGRRVTECRAYEADRSRPLELNIELNGEGERIEATQRVKIGLYFATWWALNVVFNIYNKKVLNAFPYPWLISTLSLAAGSLMMLISWATRVADVPKVNLEFWKALFPVAVAHTIGHVAATVSMSKVAVSFTHIIKSGEPAFSVLVSRFLLGEAFPVPVYLSLVPIIGGCALAAVTELNFNMIGFMGAMISNLAFVFRNIFSKKGMKGMSVSGMNYYACLSILSLLILTPLAIAVEGPKLWAAGWQEALSQIGPNFVWWVAAQSVFYHLYNQVSYMSLDQISPLTFSIGNTMKRISVIVSSILIFHTPIQPVNALGAAIAILGTFLYSQEDNAMGFCGYKEGLVLEIMLFLFMCSLLPISLGLDPSPPFLFGTASSSYQYEGAYSSDGKGLSNWDVFSHTAGSIDDGSNGDVSVDQYHRYQEDIDLMEAMKVNSYRFSISWARILPQGRFGEVNLAGINYYNRLIDALLLKGIQPFVTLFHFDIPQELEDRYGAWLSPQSQEDFQFFADICFKFFGDRVKYWVTFNEPNYIISLAYREGTFPPCRCSGIFGNCSEGDSEKEPFVAAHNMILSHAAAVDLYRNKYQNEQGGKIGIVLHCDSFEPLSNSTSDKLATERAQSFSINWILDPILFGKYPKEMEMILGTILPKFSSNDKVKLRRGLDFIGINHYASYYVRDCLSSVCGHGIGVSRTEGSYELTVLKNGVPIGELTPFEWLNVHPEGMKKIVIYLKDRYNNTPMFIAENGYGTLYDPNVTEKEYLNDYKRIEFMSGHLDNLMAAIREGADVRGYFVWSLLDNFEWKYGFTVRFGLYHVDFSTLKRTPKLSASWYKFFIEKYIADNTKRNILRKTGEENNTSTSYPIQQ from the exons ATGATGTCATTGGTGAAGTACTCGGCATGGCCTCTCACCAACCCTGCTACCTTAAGTCACATGGTGCCAAGGCCTCAATTCTGCACTTTCCCTTCATTAAACAATGTTCAACACTGCACTCAACCCTCACTGTCTTCCCTCAAACCTCTTCACATTTCATCCGTTGAGAAGTTTGGTTTGTCAGCAAATCTCGGAAGAAGGGTCACAGAGTGCCGGGCCTATGAAGCAGACAGGTCACGGCCACTTGAGCTTAACATTGAGCTTAACGGCGAAGGAGAAAGGATTGAAGCAACCCAGAGAGTCAAAATTGGTTTGTATTTTGCCACCTGGTGGGCTTTGAATGTGGTCTTCAACATATACAACAAGAAGGTTCTGAATGCCTTTCCTTATCCCTGGCTTATTTCCACTCTGTCCCTTGCTGCTGGCTCTCTCATGATGTTAATCTCATGGGCCACAAGGGTTGCTGATGTTCCCAAAGTTAATCTGGAGTTCTGGAAGGCCCTATTTCCT GTTGCTGTGGCACACACAATTGGGCATGTTGCAGCTACTGTGAGTATGTCCAAAGTTGCAGTTTCATTCACCCACATCATCAAGAGTGGAGAACCTGCTTTCAGTGTCCTGGTATCAAGGTTCTTGCTGGGGGAAGCATTCCCTGTGCCGGTTTACCTCTCACTGGTTCCAATTATAGGAGGTTGCGCACTTGCTGCTGTGACAGAGCTGAATTTCAACATGATTG GATTTATGGGCGCTATGATATCCAATTTGGCCTTTGTGTTTCGGAACATATTCTCAAAGAAGGGAATGAAAGGGATGTCTGTTAGTGGAATGAATTACTATGCTTGTCTTTCCATATTATCTCTATTGATTCTCACACCTTTAGCCATTGCGGTGGAGGGCCCAAAGTTGTGGGCTGCAGGCTGGCAAGAAGCCTTGTCTCAGATTGGTCCCAATTTTGTCTG GTGGGTAGCTGCTCAGAGTGTGTTTTACCACTTGTACAACCAAGTATCTTACATGTCCCTTGATCAGATTTCTCCCTTAACATTTAGCATAGGGAACACAATGAAGAGAATTTCTGTTATTGTGTCTTCAATCCTTATTTTCCACACACCAATTCAGCCTGTCAATGCTCTTGGTGCAGCCATTGCAATTCTTGGTACATTCCTCTATTCACAG GAAGACAATGCAATGGGGTTTTGTGGATATAAGGAAGGATTGGTTTTGGAGATAATGTTGTTCCTGTTCATGTGCTCTCTGCTGCCAATTTCACTGGGATTAGATCCATCTCCACCTTTTCTCTTTGGCACTGCTTCTTCTTCCTACCAG TATGAAGGAGCTTACTCTAGTGACGGTAAAGGGTTGAGCAACTGGGATGTCTTCTCTCACACAGCAG GTAGTATAGATGATGGAAGTAACGGTGACGTTTCTGTTGATCAATACCATCGGTATCAG GAGGATATTGATCTGATGGAAGCTATGAAAGTGAACAGCTACCGGTTTTCAATATCATGGGCAAGAATTCTACCAC AAGGTAGATTTGGAGAAGTTAACTTGGCGGGTATCAACTACTATAACAGACTTATAGATGCGTTGCTACTCAAAg GTATCCAACCGTTTGTTACATTGTTTCACTTTGACATCCCTCAAGAACTTGAGGACAGATACGGAGCTTGGCTAAGTCCCCAATCACA GGAAGATTTTCAATTCTTTGCAGATATCTGTTTTAAATTCTTTGGTGACAGAGTCAAGTACTGGGTGACTTTCAATGAGCCGAATTATATAATCTCACTTGCTTACCGCGAAGGTACATTTCCACCATGTCGCTGCTCTGGCATATTTGGAAATTGCAGTGAGGGAGATTCAGAGAAAGAACCCTTTGTGGCTGCCCATAATATGATCCTATCACATGCAGCTGCAGTTGATCTTTATCGAAACAAATACCAG AATGAGCAAGGGGGGAAAATTGGAATAGTCTTACACTGCGACTCGTTTGAGCCATTAAGTAATTCCACATCAGATAAGTTGGCAACCGAAAGGGCGCAATCATTCAGCATTAATTG GATCTTGGATCCAATCTTATTCGGTAAGTACCCAAAAGAGATGGAGATGATTCTAGGAACCATCTTACCTAAATTTTCCAGTAATGACAAAGTAAAACTGAGGAGAGGACTGGATTTTATTGGCATCAACCACTATGCAAGTTATTATGTCCGAGACTGCTTATCATCGGTATGTGGACATGGGATAGGAGTCTCCAGAACAGAGGGCTCATATGAGCTAACTGTACTAAAAAATGGTGTCCCAATTGGAGAGCTT ACTCCATTTGAATGGCTCAATGTTCACCCAGAAGGCATGAAGAAAATTGTTATCTATCTAAAAGACAGATATAATAACACTCCAATGTTCATTGCGGAAAATG GATATGGTACTTTGTATGATCCAAATGTTACTGAGAAAGAATATCTGAATGATTATAAGAGAATAGAGTTCATGTCTGGTCACTTAGATAATCTAATGGCAGCAATAAG GGAAGGAGCAGATGTGAGAGGTTACTTTGTTTGGTCCTTGCTCGATAACTTTGAATGGAAATATGGGTTTACAGTAAGATTTGGACTTTACCACGTCGATTTTTCCACACTGAAGAGAACACCAAAACTATCAGCAAGTTGGTACAAGTTTTTCATTGAAAAGTATATAGCTGACAACACAAAAAGAAACATTCTCAGAAAAACTGGGGAAGAGAATAATACAAGTACATCATACCCAATACAGCAGTAG